In one Sphingobacterium daejeonense genomic region, the following are encoded:
- the cobA gene encoding uroporphyrinogen-III C-methyltransferase, whose translation MKEIKPFVTLVGAGPGDPELITLKGIKAIQKADVILYDALVNEELLELADENCTKIYVGKRAEQLSTSQEQINQLLVDYALTHGHVVRLKGGDPFVFGRGGEEIDYVRQFNIPTAVVPGLSSSISLTGLQQIPLTYRGISESFWVITGATKAGFLSEDLYKAVNTNATVVVLMGYAKLKEIIDLYTDNGKGELPIALIQNGSLPNEKNCSGQSRKYSGKSSSFSNWGAGNHCIGRGSCKTPRV comes from the coding sequence ATGAAGGAAATTAAACCATTTGTAACTTTAGTAGGTGCGGGTCCAGGGGATCCTGAACTTATTACATTAAAAGGGATAAAAGCCATTCAAAAAGCTGACGTAATATTATATGATGCACTAGTAAATGAAGAATTGCTAGAATTAGCAGATGAGAATTGTACGAAAATATATGTAGGCAAAAGAGCCGAACAATTATCTACTTCACAGGAACAGATCAATCAATTATTAGTTGATTATGCATTGACACATGGACATGTCGTAAGGCTTAAAGGCGGTGATCCATTTGTATTTGGCCGAGGTGGTGAAGAAATTGATTACGTTAGACAATTCAATATCCCTACAGCCGTTGTGCCCGGACTTTCTTCATCAATAAGCCTAACCGGACTGCAACAAATTCCATTGACTTATAGAGGGATTTCTGAATCTTTTTGGGTAATAACTGGCGCAACTAAAGCCGGATTTTTATCAGAAGATTTATACAAAGCTGTTAACACTAACGCTACAGTAGTTGTTTTGATGGGATATGCTAAGTTAAAGGAAATCATTGATTTGTATACTGATAATGGGAAAGGAGAACTGCCAATTGCATTAATACAAAACGGTTCTCTTCCAAATGAGAAAAATTGTTCTGGGCAGAGTAGAAAATATTCTGGAAAAAGCTCAAGCTTCAGCAATTGGGGTGCCGGCAATCATTGTATTGGGCGAGGTAGTTGCAAAACACCTCGAGTTTGA
- a CDS encoding substrate-binding domain-containing protein, protein MFKKGLYIYIKTLSFSILLIFVTFSCSPKIDQGYDKEKGFIGTISISGAFALYPIAVLWSEDFKKIHPNVRFNISAGGAGKGISDVLSNMVDIG, encoded by the coding sequence ATGTTCAAAAAGGGTCTATATATTTATATTAAAACATTGTCATTCAGTATATTATTGATTTTTGTAACATTTTCTTGTTCTCCAAAAATTGATCAGGGGTATGATAAAGAGAAAGGATTTATAGGCACTATTTCGATTTCAGGTGCTTTTGCACTTTACCCAATTGCAGTATTATGGAGCGAAGATTTCAAAAAAATTCATCCGAATGTCCGCTTCAATATTTCTGCTGGAGGAGCAGGAAAAGGAATATCAGATGTATTATCGAATATGGTTGATATAGGATAG
- a CDS encoding substrate-binding domain-containing protein: MIGTLNSAHPNIDELLKRGLSQKELKGIFITGSIKKWSDIEPGFVNKNIEVYVRSDAAGAAETWAKYLGGTQEELKGVGIFGDPGLAQAIKDNPLAIGFNNINYVFDLKTKKTTDKHCCFTS, translated from the coding sequence GTGATTGGCACCTTAAACAGTGCGCATCCAAACATTGATGAATTATTAAAGCGAGGCTTGAGCCAAAAAGAGTTGAAAGGTATATTTATAACGGGGAGCATCAAAAAATGGAGCGATATAGAACCGGGTTTTGTAAATAAAAATATAGAGGTTTACGTTCGTTCTGATGCTGCTGGAGCTGCTGAAACATGGGCAAAATATTTAGGAGGTACACAGGAAGAACTGAAGGGGGTTGGCATTTTTGGGGACCCAGGGCTCGCCCAGGCAATAAAAGATAACCCTTTAGCCATAGGATTCAACAATATCAATTATGTATTTGATTTGAAAACAAAGAAGACTACAGATAAACATTGTTGCTTTACCTCTTGA
- a CDS encoding PstC family ABC transporter permease, which yields MVPLIGNYVAPIFGISTTGYSVFSGGIVLAVMIFPIMVSIMVEVLQTIPKELRSVSLSLGATKLETIQKVILKKARPGIMAAIVLAVSRAFGETIAVLMVCGNIPKIPQSLFDAGYPLPALIANNFGEMMSIPLYDSALMFAALLLFVIILGFNLISRGILKKMETKNI from the coding sequence GTGGTTCCTTTAATTGGAAATTATGTTGCTCCCATTTTTGGGATTAGCACGACAGGATATTCGGTTTTTTCTGGCGGAATTGTACTTGCTGTGATGATTTTTCCGATAATGGTGAGTATCATGGTGGAAGTATTACAGACCATTCCTAAGGAACTGCGATCTGTTTCTCTGTCATTAGGAGCTACTAAATTAGAGACAATTCAAAAAGTAATATTAAAGAAAGCTCGTCCAGGCATTATGGCAGCGATTGTATTGGCAGTTTCAAGAGCTTTTGGAGAAACTATAGCTGTTTTAATGGTTTGTGGGAATATCCCAAAGATACCCCAGTCGTTATTTGATGCAGGTTATCCTCTCCCAGCATTAATTGCCAATAATTTTGGAGAAATGATGTCTATCCCATTATATGATTCTGCATTGATGTTTGCGGCATTGTTGCTATTTGTGATCATTCTGGGCTTTAATTTAATTTCACGAGGCATTTTAAAGAAAATGGAGACCAAAAACATATGA
- a CDS encoding PstA family ABC transporter permease — translation MSNIKRRLRKEKIAKVLMQASGIIITGSLFFIIGTILYKGLPYLSLDMITKTPQGGFYIGKEGGILNAILGSLYLAGLSTLLATLIGIPICIYLNVYAKKGSKISNFSKLIFDVLFGIPSIVYGAIAFSIMVWLGVRASLIGGVITITLLTIPIVVRTIDELIQTIPGDLNHITTSLGATRWESAKVMLTYIKPGLFTAILLAFGRAIGDVAGVLLTTGFSDNIPLYLDEPTATLPLAIFFQLSSPIPEVQGRAYASALILTIIILVIVICTQYLASKQKKHRV, via the coding sequence ATGAGTAATATCAAAAGAAGGCTGAGAAAGGAGAAAATTGCCAAGGTCTTAATGCAAGCATCTGGAATAATTATTACAGGTTCTTTATTTTTTATTATAGGTACGATTCTTTATAAGGGTCTTCCCTATTTGAGTTTGGATATGATTACCAAAACACCGCAGGGTGGTTTTTATATTGGAAAGGAAGGCGGCATATTGAATGCTATTCTTGGTTCTCTATACTTGGCTGGGCTATCTACATTATTAGCAACGTTGATAGGAATTCCTATTTGTATTTATTTGAATGTTTATGCAAAGAAAGGGTCTAAAATCTCTAACTTTTCGAAGTTAATATTTGATGTATTGTTTGGTATTCCGTCTATTGTTTATGGCGCCATAGCCTTCAGTATTATGGTATGGCTTGGTGTCAGGGCATCTTTGATTGGCGGAGTTATTACTATTACTTTATTAACTATTCCAATTGTCGTTCGAACCATTGATGAACTGATTCAGACGATTCCAGGGGATTTGAACCATATTACAACTTCACTTGGCGCTACTCGCTGGGAATCTGCCAAAGTAATGCTAACCTACATCAAACCGGGGTTGTTTACTGCAATTCTGTTGGCTTTTGGAAGAGCTATCGGAGATGTTGCAGGTGTATTATTGACGACAGGTTTTAGTGATAACATTCCATTATATCTAGACGAGCCTACTGCGACTTTGCCTTTAGCTATATTTTTTCAATTAAGCAGTCCAATACCTGAGGTACAAGGCCGCGCCTATGCTTCAGCACTTATTTTAACAATCATCATTTTAGTTATCGTTATATGTACGCAATACCTAGCATCGAAACAGAAAAAGCATCGGGTATAA
- a CDS encoding phosphate ABC transporter ATP-binding protein encodes MYAIPSIETEKASGIIHQVNPHIQIKDLNVYVEDQHILKNINLEIPNNCITSIIGPSGCGKTTLLKTLNRLLDDSTEVQVTGSVLVNGEDIYGPNAEVTHIRKKMGLLSQKPFPLPMSIFDNIAYGPRIHGNRDKKSLKNIVEQQLKNVGLWEEVKDRLDSSASKLSIGQQQRLCLARGLAVEPEIILGDESTSALDPISTQVIENLLIDLKQDYTIVLVTHILRQARRVSDYILFLYNGEVVEFGKSEQILLSPQHDITRQYVKGFIS; translated from the coding sequence ATGTACGCAATACCTAGCATCGAAACAGAAAAAGCATCGGGTATAATCCATCAGGTTAACCCACATATACAGATCAAGGATTTAAATGTTTATGTAGAAGATCAGCATATTCTAAAAAACATCAATCTAGAGATTCCCAATAATTGTATTACATCCATTATTGGACCATCTGGTTGTGGCAAGACGACTTTGCTGAAGACCTTAAACCGACTATTGGATGATTCTACTGAGGTTCAAGTCACAGGGTCAGTTTTAGTGAATGGTGAGGATATTTATGGTCCGAATGCAGAGGTAACCCATATACGCAAAAAAATGGGATTGCTCTCCCAAAAACCTTTTCCACTGCCTATGTCAATTTTTGACAATATTGCATATGGACCGAGGATACACGGGAACAGAGATAAGAAATCATTAAAAAATATTGTGGAGCAGCAGCTCAAAAATGTTGGTTTGTGGGAGGAAGTTAAAGATAGACTTGATAGTTCGGCGTCTAAACTTTCAATAGGCCAGCAGCAAAGGCTTTGTTTGGCTCGAGGTTTAGCTGTAGAACCAGAAATTATTCTTGGGGATGAATCTACCTCTGCACTAGATCCAATTTCTACACAAGTAATCGAGAATCTTCTAATTGATTTAAAACAAGATTATACGATCGTATTGGTAACTCATATCTTGCGTCAGGCTCGACGGGTATCGGATTATATCTTATTTCTTTACAATGGTGAAGTTGTAGAATTTGGAAAATCAGAACAAATATTGTTGAGTCCACAACATGATATTACTCGACAATATGTCAAAGGCTTTATTTCATAA
- a CDS encoding dicarboxylate/amino acid:cation symporter, which produces MSKKNTGYILLITIAIASILTLLYEFDLVAIPPAVMMIVRWITAAVLILNAIVRKGLTTWILTCMVLGIFVGLDFPDVAKALQPLSQGFIKLVKTIVGPILFSTLVFGIAGHSDLKQVGRMAWKSMLYFFCATTCAIFIGLGAINLTKAGVGIDIEHMPHEELPKTSAVSETDKLALEHIDESAHWLYNFTAFFRDTFPENIVKSVYENKVLQIVVFAVIFGIGLAMVDEKKRKPFVDFTESLSEAMFKFTNLVMLFAPIGVGAAMAYTVGHLGVDILKNLFMLLATLYLALIFFLACVLLPVALYLKVPVKQFINAIKEPVSIAFATTSSDAALPKAMSAMEKFGVPRKIVSFVIPTGYSFNLDGTSLYLSLASIFVAQAAGIDLSFGQQLMIAFTLMITSKGVAAVPRASLIILIATADQFGLPVFVIAAILGIDELMDMARTSVNVIGNCLATVVVAKWEGEFDEAAPFRKDSDEDGLEEIAEVIEEGPEGETRS; this is translated from the coding sequence ATGTCAAAGAAAAACACGGGATATATTTTGCTAATTACAATAGCAATAGCCTCAATATTAACTCTACTTTATGAATTTGACTTAGTTGCAATTCCTCCAGCTGTAATGATGATTGTTCGCTGGATAACAGCTGCAGTCTTAATTCTAAATGCAATCGTTCGTAAAGGCTTAACAACCTGGATCTTGACCTGTATGGTTTTAGGTATTTTTGTTGGTCTGGATTTTCCTGATGTAGCCAAAGCGCTCCAACCTTTAAGCCAAGGTTTCATCAAATTAGTCAAAACAATCGTTGGACCAATCCTATTCTCAACATTAGTTTTCGGTATTGCTGGACATTCAGACCTAAAACAGGTAGGTCGAATGGCCTGGAAATCAATGCTCTATTTCTTCTGTGCTACAACTTGTGCCATTTTCATAGGACTAGGTGCGATTAACCTAACTAAAGCAGGTGTGGGTATTGATATTGAACATATGCCGCATGAAGAATTACCCAAAACTTCAGCCGTTTCTGAAACTGATAAATTGGCCCTTGAACACATCGATGAAAGTGCTCATTGGTTATATAATTTCACAGCATTCTTTAGAGATACTTTCCCTGAAAACATTGTAAAATCAGTCTATGAAAACAAGGTACTTCAAATTGTCGTATTTGCTGTTATCTTCGGTATTGGACTAGCAATGGTGGACGAGAAAAAACGAAAACCCTTTGTGGATTTTACAGAATCCCTCTCTGAAGCGATGTTTAAGTTCACCAATCTGGTGATGTTATTTGCTCCAATTGGTGTCGGCGCAGCAATGGCATATACCGTCGGACACCTCGGCGTTGATATCCTGAAAAATCTTTTTATGTTATTGGCAACATTATATCTAGCATTGATATTCTTCTTGGCTTGTGTATTATTGCCGGTGGCATTGTATTTAAAAGTTCCTGTAAAACAATTTATAAATGCAATTAAAGAACCGGTATCTATTGCATTTGCAACAACAAGCTCTGATGCAGCATTGCCTAAAGCAATGAGCGCAATGGAAAAATTCGGTGTGCCGCGGAAAATCGTATCTTTTGTAATTCCTACTGGATACAGCTTTAATCTCGATGGAACATCATTATATCTTTCCTTAGCCTCAATATTTGTTGCGCAAGCAGCCGGAATTGATCTGTCATTCGGTCAACAATTGATGATTGCATTCACCCTAATGATTACTTCAAAAGGGGTAGCTGCTGTACCTAGAGCCTCATTGATTATTTTAATTGCAACCGCTGACCAGTTTGGACTCCCAGTTTTTGTTATCGCTGCTATTCTTGGTATTGATGAGCTGATGGATATGGCAAGAACATCAGTGAATGTGATTGGTAACTGTTTGGCAACTGTCGTGGTTGCAAAATGGGAAGGTGAATTTGATGAAGCAGCTCCGTTCAGGAAAGATTCTGATGAAGATGGTTTAGAAGAGATTGCTGAAGTGATCGAAGAAGGGCCTGAAGGCGAAACTAGAAGTTAG